The candidate division KSB1 bacterium region CCGACCCTTGGTGGCGCGATCGGACCGAGGCAGTGAGCGTGCCGGCCAAGTTCGTCCTGCGCAAACGGTGTCACCACCAGTTATTGCCCCGCGCTCAACTCATGTTCAGATCGCCGCGATCCAGAGTGGCATTCCTGTGCCAGCTTCTGCCCCTGCCGCCGGATGGCCCGGTGATTCCGCTGAGCCACCGCTTGTCGCTCGAGCGGAGAATCCGTCGCCCCAGCGTGAAACCGGCAGACGCGGCTCGGACGATCATCTCAAAGCAAGTTTCGGGAACGCTACCAAAATGCGAACCGAAGCACCTGAATCACGGCCCACGCCAAGCGCGACGCCGCGCCAACGCGCAGATGAGGCCGCGGAGAAGCCGGCATCTTCAGGCAAGCGCCTGATTGAGCGCGTGCGCGAGTCGATTGTGCGGATCATACCAGGTCGCACTGACAGTTCGACGGCGGGCAAAGCCGATGTGCAGGTGGTTCTCCCGCTTGAACCACACGTAATCAGCACACAGGTCGCGGTGTCGCCGCGCCGTGAAGCTCCCGTGGTCAGTCACGGAGCAACAAGCCAGCCGAACCCGTCAACGCGACAGGATTCGCTCAACCGTCAATCGGTAAGTCATGAAGCCCACACCGAGCTACGCTCCGTGATTCCGTCAAGTCCGCCAGCCGCTGCACCAGTCGTATTCGAGTCGAAATTCGCCGCGTCACCGCAACCCGTTGCTGTTGACACGTCGCCTTACGCGAGACCGCTTCCGTCCGGACTCATCCCAGAGCGCCGCGGCGTCGCCGGCGAACCAACCGTTGCGCCTCCGATCCTGGCGCCGGCGCGTCGTGCGGAGAAACCGAACGCTGCGCAATCGACGGCCGTGAATTCGGGCGATCCTCGTATCCCGATACCGACTGGCGCCGGAGACTCCCCGATACCATCGCGTATCAACACGGATAAGCGAATCGAGGTCAACGCCAAGCCCTCTGAGCCGGCGCGCCAGAGCGGGAGTGCTGTTCCGCCAGCGAGCGTCGGCCACGCCACTCAACTCGCGCAATCGCATTTGGTCGAACCGCGCACCAGCTGGTCGCCACAAGTAACTCCGGCAAGGCACGATTCTGTTGCGTATGCAGAGCCCGCAACGCTCGCGCAGCCGAAGGCGGCAAGCAGTCCAGCGAAACCCATGGTTCCGACGGCACCTCAGGAATCGCCGCGAAATGCCGCTGCGACTCCCGCGGCATCGCCCGTAGCCGGGCGAAGCAAACCGGAGAAAGCGAGCGGTCCGCGAGAGCAGCAGACGGAGAAACCAGCTTCCGGCGTCGATGCGCAACGGACCGAGCATTCGTCGGGGACCTTCGTACCGCGAGAGGCGGAATCACATGGGTATGGCCACGCCCCGCTGGCAGACGCGGACGGAGTAGCGCGGCGCTTGCCGTCTCCGGACGCGCCATCAGACGTCACCCCGCCAAGACAACGACCGACCGCATCCGACGCTCACCCCACGAGCGCGATGGGCCACTCGCGGGTTGCTGACGCCACGGTCATGCCGAGCGCGGAACGAGCGGCTGCCCCTGATTCGATCTCGCACGCCGGGCCACCGCTCATGGTTGACCCTGAGCGGTTTGCGTCGCCCGACCCAAAAGATGCGGTCGTTCAGCACCTGATACCGCCCGGTGACCGGGCCACGGAGCGTCTCATTGATCGTCGGCCGGAGCCGTCATCGCAACCCGTTCCCGCGGATACGACACGAGAAACGTCAAGCCGTGTTGAGCAGCCGCAAGGCATGGCCGTCAGCGCCGCACCCGCGGCAACATCGCTGAAAGAAGTGCCGAGTTCCTCTGCTCAACCCACGGCTCTGAGCAATCGACAACTGCACGAACTGCAACTGCTCGCCGCAAGACTGGTGCAACAGGCCTCCATCCAAGTCGGCGATACGTCGCAGATCCGGTTTGATTGGACACACGACGAACTCGGTCCCTTGCGA contains the following coding sequences:
- a CDS encoding flagellar hook-length control protein FliK, whose translation is MVPTAPQESPRNAAATPAASPVAGRSKPEKASGPREQQTEKPASGVDAQRTEHSSGTFVPREAESHGYGHAPLADADGVARRLPSPDAPSDVTPPRQRPTASDAHPTSAMGHSRVADATVMPSAERAAAPDSISHAGPPLMVDPERFASPDPKDAVVQHLIPPGDRATERLIDRRPEPSSQPVPADTTRETSSRVEQPQGMAVSAAPAATSLKEVPSSSAQPTALSNRQLHELQLLAARLVQQASIQVGDTSQIRFDWTHDELGPLRFSVSTEDSRVRIDVSTPRPEVAAFLEESRSVLERIVLDQGLRIDRFDVRVHDSAGQTAGFERRDQQLLHQQGSQDRANGSNQLDSQEILDATPPAPARRPWADHREWLA